One genomic window of Sphingobacterium oryzagri includes the following:
- a CDS encoding DinB family protein — protein sequence MDNVFNFILDARKVFIELIDSLSVAELNEIPAGFNNNIIWNFGHIVVSTQGLCYLRTGIQSDTSSVKYLSAYAKGTKPSYTVEAEEIADLRALALSTIQQIHADYDKGVFAAITPFETSTYKTSLNSIEEVLITTIGHDNLHLGYALAQKRALKK from the coding sequence ATGGATAACGTTTTCAATTTCATACTAGACGCCCGAAAAGTATTCATCGAACTGATCGACAGCTTATCTGTCGCGGAGCTCAATGAAATTCCGGCAGGATTTAACAACAACATCATCTGGAACTTCGGTCATATTGTGGTTAGCACGCAAGGTCTCTGTTATTTGCGCACCGGTATACAATCCGACACGTCATCGGTCAAATACCTGAGCGCCTACGCCAAAGGCACAAAACCAAGCTACACGGTAGAAGCCGAAGAAATCGCCGATTTACGGGCACTGGCATTATCAACAATCCAGCAAATTCATGCCGATTACGATAAAGGTGTTTTCGCAGCGATTACGCCGTTCGAAACGTCGACCTATAAAACGAGCTTAAACAGTATAGAAGAAGTGCTAATCACCACAATTGGTCACGATAACCTGCATTTGGGCTATGCACTTGCACAAAAGCGTGCACTAAAAAAATAA
- the ilvN gene encoding acetolactate synthase small subunit — MEKQEYTITLYTENAIGMIGRISGIFSRRKINIESLNTSPSEVENIHRFTILITESEEVVRKLCRQIEKQVEVLKAYYNTDEELIWQEQALYKVPTDIIAEKAPVERLLREYGASAVVIRNDYTVFETAGHREEIDKLTAELTKYRLIEFVRGARIAIIKDSAGFHTKLKQFEREEPAPEVVENEFLDQADKVFTM; from the coding sequence ATGGAAAAACAAGAATATACCATCACCTTATACACAGAGAACGCCATCGGTATGATAGGTCGTATCTCCGGTATTTTTTCCAGAAGGAAAATCAATATTGAAAGCTTAAATACCTCCCCATCGGAGGTAGAAAACATACACCGGTTTACTATTTTGATCACCGAATCGGAAGAAGTAGTGCGTAAGCTCTGTCGGCAAATCGAAAAACAAGTCGAAGTGCTCAAAGCATACTACAATACCGATGAAGAGCTAATCTGGCAAGAGCAGGCTTTATACAAAGTGCCGACCGATATTATTGCGGAAAAAGCACCTGTAGAGCGTTTGTTACGCGAGTATGGCGCTTCAGCAGTTGTGATACGTAATGATTATACCGTTTTTGAAACCGCTGGTCATCGCGAAGAGATAGACAAACTAACGGCTGAATTAACCAAGTATAGATTGATCGAGTTTGTACGCGGCGCGCGCATCGCGATTATTAAAGATAGTGCGGGCTTCCATACTAAGTTAAAGCAGTTCGAGCGCGAAGAACCCGCGCCTGAGGTTGTTGAAAATGAATTTTTGGATCAGGCCGATAAGGTCTTTACGATGTAA
- a CDS encoding four helix bundle protein, which produces MDIKHRAYEFAKQVILFTDEQQYNKVYTSMIDQLIRSSSSIGANLVEGYAGASKNDFIKFYTIALKSANETKYWICLLRDTILKEHKERLNSLLREADELSKIVATIIIKTKSND; this is translated from the coding sequence ATCGACATCAAGCATAGAGCTTATGAATTCGCAAAACAAGTCATACTTTTTACGGACGAACAGCAGTATAACAAAGTTTATACATCAATGATTGATCAATTAATAAGAAGTTCATCATCGATTGGAGCGAATCTAGTAGAGGGATACGCCGGTGCGTCAAAAAATGACTTTATTAAATTTTACACCATTGCGCTAAAATCAGCAAACGAAACCAAATATTGGATTTGCTTGTTACGAGATACCATACTGAAAGAACACAAAGAAAGACTAAACAGCTTGCTTAGAGAGGCAGATGAACTGTCAAAAATAGTTGCTACGATCATTATCAAAACAAAGAGCAATGATTAA
- the ilvB gene encoding biosynthetic-type acetolactate synthase large subunit, with protein sequence MSTLEKTETKPQQETATKPQLSGSQAVLEALIHEGVDTIFGYPGGAIMPIYDALYDYNEKLTHILVRHEQGGIHAAQGYARTSGRVGVAFATSGPGATNLVTGLADAMIDSNPIVCVTGQVFASLLGTDAFQETDIINITTPVTKWNYQVTDATEIPSVLAKAFYIAQTGRPGPVLIDITKSAQLQLFEYEGYSKCDHVRSYRPKPIVRKEYIEQAAELINQAEKPFVIFGQGVILGQAEQDFKNFIEKSGFPAATTVMGLSALETSHPLHVGMLGMHGNYAPNVMTNECDVLIAVGMRFDDRVTGRLDKYAKQAKVVHLDIDPAEIDKNVKTTVPVWGDCKETLPLLTELLQKRDHSAWLAQFRELEKEEIKEVIHDELNPTSDVMTMGEVIRVLNELSGGDAIIVTDVGQHQMVACRYAQFNSSKSNVTSGGLGTMGFGLPAAIGAWYGAPHRDVVAIIGDGGIQMTIQELGTIMQFGAKVKILILNNEFLGMVRQWQQLFHDKRYSFVNITSPDFVAVAKGYYIDANKISERQDLYPALKTMLDHDGAYLLEVMVGKENNVFPMVAQGTSVSEIRLK encoded by the coding sequence ATGAGTACACTGGAAAAAACGGAAACAAAGCCTCAACAGGAAACGGCGACGAAACCACAATTGAGTGGTTCACAAGCGGTTTTAGAAGCATTGATCCACGAGGGCGTAGATACCATCTTTGGTTATCCAGGTGGTGCGATTATGCCGATTTATGATGCGTTGTATGATTACAATGAAAAACTAACGCATATCCTTGTGCGCCATGAGCAAGGCGGAATCCACGCGGCGCAAGGCTATGCACGTACTTCAGGTCGTGTCGGTGTGGCTTTCGCGACGAGCGGTCCTGGCGCAACGAATTTGGTCACCGGCCTTGCCGATGCCATGATTGACAGCAACCCGATCGTCTGCGTAACCGGACAGGTGTTCGCTTCGTTGTTGGGCACGGATGCTTTCCAGGAGACAGATATCATCAATATCACAACGCCTGTCACCAAATGGAACTACCAGGTTACGGATGCTACCGAAATTCCCAGTGTATTAGCCAAAGCTTTTTACATCGCACAAACCGGTAGACCAGGACCGGTATTGATCGATATCACGAAGAGCGCACAGCTACAGCTATTCGAGTATGAAGGGTATAGCAAATGTGACCATGTGCGCAGTTACAGACCTAAACCGATCGTTCGTAAAGAATACATTGAGCAGGCTGCCGAGCTGATCAATCAGGCAGAAAAGCCTTTCGTGATCTTCGGTCAGGGCGTAATCCTTGGTCAGGCAGAACAAGATTTCAAGAATTTCATTGAAAAAAGTGGTTTTCCTGCGGCAACAACCGTGATGGGACTCAGCGCGCTGGAGACAAGCCATCCGTTGCACGTCGGCATGTTGGGTATGCATGGCAATTATGCGCCCAATGTCATGACCAACGAATGTGATGTACTGATCGCGGTCGGTATGCGCTTTGACGACCGTGTTACGGGCCGTTTGGATAAATATGCGAAACAAGCGAAGGTCGTTCATTTAGATATTGACCCGGCAGAGATTGATAAAAACGTAAAAACGACCGTTCCAGTGTGGGGCGATTGCAAGGAAACGCTTCCGCTATTGACCGAGCTGTTGCAAAAGCGCGATCATAGTGCCTGGCTTGCGCAATTTCGCGAGCTGGAGAAAGAAGAAATAAAAGAAGTTATCCACGACGAGCTAAACCCAACATCCGATGTGATGACCATGGGCGAAGTGATTCGCGTGTTGAATGAACTGAGCGGTGGTGATGCCATTATCGTGACCGACGTTGGTCAACACCAGATGGTCGCCTGCCGGTACGCACAATTTAACAGCTCGAAGTCAAATGTAACTTCCGGCGGTTTGGGCACGATGGGCTTTGGTCTTCCTGCGGCGATAGGCGCTTGGTATGGCGCTCCGCACCGCGATGTTGTCGCTATTATCGGGGATGGCGGTATCCAGATGACGATCCAGGAACTGGGCACGATTATGCAGTTTGGAGCCAAAGTGAAGATTTTAATCCTGAACAACGAGTTTTTAGGCATGGTAAGACAATGGCAGCAGTTGTTTCACGACAAACGCTATTCTTTCGTAAATATCACGAGCCCTGATTTTGTAGCCGTTGCCAAAGGTTATTACATCGATGCCAATAAAATCTCGGAACGCCAGGATTTATACCCAGCCTTAAAAACGATGCTGGATCATGATGGCGCATACCTTTTGGAAGTCATGGTAGGTAAAGAAAACAACGTGTTCCCGATGGTTGCGCAAGGAACCAGCGTATCGGAGATACGATTAAAGTAA
- the ilvD gene encoding dihydroxy-acid dehydratase — protein sequence MKSSSDQEKALNKYSRIFTQDETQPAAKAMLYGIGLTDADMEKAQVGIASMGYDGNTCNMHLNDLAQIVKKGVWSNDLVGLTFGTIGVSDGMSNGTDGMRYSLVSRDVIADSIETICGGQYYDGLIAIPGCDKNMPGAVMAMGRLDRPAIMVYGGTIAPGHYKGQELNIVSAFEALGQRLCGNLSDEDYEGIIKHTCPGAGACGGMYTANTMAAAIEALGMSLPYSSSNPAISDDKKTECLEAGKYIRVLLEKDLKPSDIMTRKAFENALRTIIVLGGSTNAVLHFIAIGKSVGVDISQDDFQRMSDVTPVLADFKPSGKFLMQDLHQYGGTPAVMKYLLDQGLLHGDCLTVTGKTVAENLADVKSIIDYDQPIVRSLDNPIKATGHLQILYGNLAEKGSVAKISGKEGEKFTGPARVFDGEHELVAGVATGRIKPGDVVVIKNSGPKGAPGMPEMLKPTSLIVGAGLGNSVALITDGRFSGGTHGFVVGHITPEAYSGGLIGLVEDDDIIEIDAVNNSLHLDVSEETIAQRRQKWVQPALKVSKGVLYKYAKTVADASEGCVTDL from the coding sequence ATGAAGTCATCATCTGACCAGGAAAAAGCGTTGAACAAATACAGTCGTATCTTTACACAAGATGAAACACAGCCGGCAGCGAAAGCCATGTTATACGGTATCGGACTTACCGATGCCGACATGGAAAAAGCGCAAGTGGGCATTGCCAGTATGGGTTACGATGGAAACACTTGTAACATGCACTTAAACGACCTCGCACAGATTGTCAAAAAAGGTGTTTGGAGCAACGATCTTGTGGGTCTGACATTTGGCACCATCGGCGTGAGCGATGGCATGAGTAATGGCACCGACGGTATGCGCTACTCTTTGGTGTCCAGAGACGTGATTGCAGATAGCATTGAAACGATCTGCGGTGGTCAGTATTATGACGGTTTGATCGCGATCCCGGGATGCGACAAAAATATGCCGGGCGCTGTTATGGCGATGGGCCGATTGGATCGTCCAGCAATTATGGTTTACGGCGGAACGATCGCGCCAGGACATTATAAAGGACAAGAGTTAAATATCGTTTCGGCATTTGAAGCGTTGGGACAACGTCTTTGTGGCAATCTTTCTGACGAAGATTACGAAGGTATCATTAAGCATACCTGCCCGGGCGCTGGCGCTTGCGGCGGAATGTATACTGCCAACACGATGGCGGCGGCTATTGAAGCCCTTGGCATGAGTTTGCCTTATTCCTCTTCAAACCCAGCGATCTCCGACGATAAAAAAACAGAATGCCTTGAGGCAGGCAAATATATCCGTGTTTTATTAGAGAAAGATCTTAAGCCTTCGGATATCATGACGCGCAAAGCGTTTGAAAATGCATTGCGCACCATTATCGTATTGGGCGGCAGCACCAATGCGGTACTTCATTTTATTGCTATCGGCAAATCCGTTGGTGTCGATATCTCGCAAGACGATTTCCAACGCATGTCTGATGTAACACCGGTATTGGCTGACTTTAAACCGTCAGGAAAATTCTTGATGCAAGATTTACATCAATATGGCGGCACACCGGCCGTAATGAAATATTTGTTAGATCAAGGTCTGCTACATGGTGATTGTTTGACGGTGACCGGAAAGACGGTAGCCGAAAACTTAGCCGATGTAAAATCGATTATCGACTACGACCAGCCTATTGTTCGTTCGCTGGATAACCCGATCAAAGCGACTGGTCACTTGCAAATTCTATACGGAAATTTGGCAGAAAAAGGCTCGGTAGCCAAAATATCGGGTAAAGAGGGCGAAAAATTTACTGGTCCGGCACGCGTTTTTGATGGCGAGCACGAATTGGTAGCGGGCGTAGCAACAGGGCGTATAAAACCCGGCGACGTCGTCGTTATTAAAAACTCAGGACCTAAAGGAGCACCAGGTATGCCTGAAATGCTAAAGCCAACATCGTTAATTGTCGGCGCCGGATTGGGTAACTCGGTGGCTTTGATCACCGATGGACGATTCTCTGGCGGCACGCACGGCTTTGTCGTTGGCCATATCACGCCAGAGGCTTACTCCGGAGGATTGATCGGTTTGGTAGAAGATGATGATATTATCGAGATTGATGCCGTTAATAACTCGCTGCACCTGGACGTCAGTGAAGAAACGATTGCGCAACGCCGACAAAAATGGGTTCAACCAGCATTAAAAGTAAGTAAAGGTGTATTGTATAAATATGCGAAAACCGTTGCCGATGCTTCGGAAGGCTGTGTGACGGATTTATAG
- a CDS encoding branched-chain amino acid transaminase: protein MQYYNQDTYIYLDGDFVKATEAGADLFGQSLHYGYGAFEGLRAYGTHHGTRIFKAEEHFARLEQSCEAINLPFTWNQQELIARTYELLAMNNLRSAYIRPLVFSGANMHLTSAADAHLMIAAWEWGPYLGHNLLRVCTSSIERPSPKSFPTRAKVSGQYVNAVLASNEAINKGFDEALLLDQDGFIAQASSENLFIEKDLTLYTAPINKVFPGITRQTVIDICQELGIDVVEKNLTVADVLDADSAFLSGTASEIIGIKEVDGVVYREDWEHTIGASIQRKYKKLVLEEENYEVII, encoded by the coding sequence ATGCAGTATTACAACCAGGATACATACATCTATTTAGATGGCGACTTCGTAAAGGCGACCGAAGCGGGAGCAGATCTTTTTGGTCAGTCGCTGCATTATGGTTATGGCGCTTTTGAAGGACTACGCGCTTACGGGACGCACCACGGCACGCGGATCTTTAAAGCGGAAGAACACTTTGCGCGGCTGGAACAATCTTGTGAGGCGATCAACCTGCCGTTTACCTGGAATCAACAAGAGTTGATTGCACGCACCTACGAGTTATTAGCGATGAATAACTTACGGTCTGCTTATATAAGGCCACTGGTTTTTTCCGGGGCAAATATGCACCTTACTTCGGCGGCTGATGCCCACCTGATGATTGCCGCCTGGGAATGGGGGCCGTATTTGGGGCACAACCTTTTGCGCGTTTGCACGTCGTCTATCGAACGACCTAGCCCTAAATCTTTTCCAACGCGCGCCAAGGTATCTGGCCAGTACGTGAACGCCGTCTTAGCATCCAATGAAGCGATCAACAAGGGATTTGATGAAGCGCTGTTACTGGATCAAGACGGCTTTATTGCACAGGCGTCCAGCGAGAATTTATTTATCGAAAAAGATTTAACATTATACACAGCACCGATAAACAAGGTGTTCCCGGGTATTACACGTCAAACGGTCATCGATATCTGCCAGGAGTTAGGCATCGATGTCGTCGAAAAAAATCTTACCGTAGCCGATGTGCTGGATGCAGACAGCGCTTTCTTAAGCGGCACCGCTTCCGAAATTATCGGTATCAAAGAGGTTGATGGCGTGGTATACAGAGAGGACTGGGAACATACTATTGGAGCATCCATTCAAAGAAAATACAAAAAATTAGTTTTAGAAGAAGAGAATTATGAAGTCATCATCTGA
- the atpC gene encoding ATP synthase F1 subunit epsilon, producing MKLTIITPDKLAYEGDVTAVTVPGSAGSFQILKDHAPIVSTLEDGKVIIQGGDAQTVFVIKGGVVEAKDNDITVLAEGIVEE from the coding sequence ATGAAATTAACAATCATTACACCAGATAAATTAGCATACGAAGGAGACGTTACAGCAGTAACGGTCCCAGGTAGCGCTGGTTCTTTTCAGATTTTGAAAGATCACGCACCTATTGTGTCTACTTTAGAGGATGGAAAAGTCATTATTCAAGGAGGCGACGCACAAACTGTCTTTGTCATTAAAGGCGGCGTTGTGGAAGCCAAGGACAATGACATTACGGTATTAGCTGAAGGAATCGTTGAAGAATAA
- the atpD gene encoding F0F1 ATP synthase subunit beta — protein sequence MPNIGKIAQIIGPVVDVNFADNDNLPKIFDALYIEKDNGQRIVLEVQQHLGEDRVRTIAMDATEGLVRGMKVVDTGAPIKMPIGEEIKGRVFNVVGDAIDGIQELDKSNGRPIHNVPPRFDELSTESEVLFTGIKVIDLLEPYAKGGKIGLFGGAGVGKTVLIQELINNIAKGHGGLSVFAGVGERTREGNDLLREMLESGIIKYGEHFMEGMEKGEWPLDQVDNELMKESKCTFVFGQMNEPPGARARVALSGLTVAEYFRDGDGQGQGRDVLFFIDNIFRFTQAGSEVSALLGRMPSAVGYQPTLATEMGLMQERITSTKNGSITSVQAVYVPADDLTDPAPATTFAHLDATTVLSRKIAELGIYPAVDPLDSTSRILSPAVLGDEHYNTAQRVKEILQRYKELQDIIAILGMDELSEEDKLTVHRARRVQRFLSQPFHVAEQFTGLKGVLVDIKDTIKGFNMIIDGEVDEYPEAAFNLVGGIDDAIEKGKKLLAEAV from the coding sequence ATGCCCAATATTGGTAAAATAGCGCAGATTATCGGCCCCGTAGTTGATGTCAACTTCGCCGACAATGACAATCTTCCTAAGATTTTTGATGCATTGTATATTGAAAAAGACAATGGTCAGCGTATTGTGTTAGAAGTTCAACAACACTTAGGTGAGGATCGCGTCCGCACAATCGCAATGGATGCAACTGAAGGTTTGGTACGTGGAATGAAAGTGGTTGACACTGGTGCTCCGATCAAAATGCCTATTGGTGAAGAAATCAAAGGTCGTGTATTTAACGTTGTAGGTGATGCTATCGATGGTATCCAGGAATTGGATAAATCAAATGGTCGTCCTATTCACAACGTGCCACCGAGATTTGACGAACTTTCTACCGAATCAGAGGTGTTATTTACAGGTATTAAAGTAATCGATTTATTAGAACCTTATGCTAAAGGTGGTAAAATCGGTTTGTTTGGTGGTGCTGGTGTAGGTAAAACGGTATTGATCCAGGAATTGATCAACAACATCGCTAAGGGACACGGTGGTCTTTCTGTATTTGCAGGTGTGGGCGAGCGTACACGTGAAGGTAACGACTTGTTACGTGAGATGTTGGAGTCTGGCATCATCAAATATGGTGAGCACTTTATGGAAGGCATGGAAAAAGGCGAATGGCCACTTGACCAGGTGGACAACGAATTGATGAAAGAATCTAAATGTACGTTTGTATTCGGACAAATGAACGAGCCTCCAGGAGCACGTGCACGTGTGGCACTTTCAGGTCTTACTGTAGCGGAATATTTCCGTGATGGTGATGGCCAAGGTCAAGGTCGTGACGTTCTTTTCTTCATTGATAACATTTTCCGTTTCACACAAGCAGGTTCTGAAGTATCCGCACTTTTAGGTCGTATGCCTTCAGCCGTAGGTTACCAACCAACACTTGCTACCGAGATGGGTTTAATGCAAGAGCGTATCACATCGACTAAAAACGGATCGATCACTTCAGTGCAAGCGGTATACGTACCTGCCGATGACTTAACTGACCCTGCTCCGGCAACAACATTTGCCCACTTGGATGCAACAACAGTATTGTCTCGTAAAATTGCCGAGCTTGGTATCTACCCGGCGGTTGACCCATTAGATTCTACATCAAGAATCTTGTCGCCAGCTGTTTTAGGTGACGAGCACTACAATACCGCACAACGCGTAAAAGAAATCTTACAACGTTACAAAGAATTGCAAGATATCATCGCGATCTTAGGTATGGATGAGTTATCTGAAGAAGATAAGTTAACCGTACACCGCGCACGTCGTGTACAACGTTTCTTATCACAACCATTCCACGTTGCAGAGCAATTTACAGGTCTGAAAGGCGTACTTGTCGATATTAAAGACACCATCAAAGGTTTCAACATGATTATCGATGGTGAAGTTGACGAATATCCTGAAGCAGCGTTTAACTTGGTAGGTGGCATCGATGATGCGATTGAAAAAGGTAAAAAACTATTAGCAGAAGCAGTTTAA
- a CDS encoding M14 family metallopeptidase, translated as MKKSLLGLLCLAPFLGWAQLNYPSYANLTSEIQQAASSARSVTQVIGKSFGGEEIRVIKIESSASPKPTLLIVAGIDGKHPAGTLSALQLAKNLQSLPSDSLTALMRERSIWIVPLLNPDAYKRNIASGHWQSGNARVIDNDRDGRIDEDPAQDLNNDGIIAQMRVTTAAGGYVAHDTYPHYLIPNERDKGQKGVYALYTEGKDADKDGLFGEDGAAGVNINRNFTFNYPAFTSESGEYAASEPETRAIVDFVFDNPQIATVLHFGLDNNLSEPVRYDSRKASERIISAWLEKDAQAAAQVSHLYNKTTSSLGQGPKFSESAGNFSNTAYYHMGKFSFTTPLWWPALTDTASTTKESAKGKSGDALFLQWLAANNVSGALLPWVKVDHPDFPNQTVEVGGLVEVFRNNPPAAFLDETTKLHTDFVLQLLNSMATLQFDQPVVTALGENIYRIDLRVANVGLLPTYPEIADKIKHVAKMKAVCALQKNQKFLSGKRLQLYSALHAGEALSLSWLVQGKGVVEITAGCPTAGEQTIKVTL; from the coding sequence ATGAAGAAAAGTTTATTAGGATTGCTTTGTCTGGCGCCTTTTTTAGGATGGGCACAGCTAAATTATCCTTCTTATGCAAATTTAACTTCCGAAATTCAGCAAGCAGCATCATCTGCTCGATCGGTCACGCAGGTGATCGGCAAAAGCTTTGGCGGTGAGGAGATTCGTGTGATTAAGATTGAGTCGTCTGCCAGCCCCAAACCTACGCTACTGATCGTAGCGGGAATCGATGGAAAACATCCGGCAGGTACGCTCAGTGCGTTGCAATTGGCCAAGAACTTACAGTCGCTTCCTTCGGATTCGCTGACAGCACTGATGCGCGAGCGATCTATTTGGATCGTGCCGCTGCTCAACCCGGATGCCTATAAGCGGAATATTGCTTCAGGCCACTGGCAGTCGGGAAATGCGCGTGTGATTGATAATGATCGCGACGGGCGTATCGATGAAGATCCGGCACAAGACTTAAACAACGATGGCATTATCGCGCAGATGCGCGTGACAACAGCGGCCGGCGGCTATGTGGCGCATGATACCTATCCTCATTATTTAATACCCAACGAGCGCGATAAAGGACAAAAGGGGGTTTATGCGCTTTACACCGAAGGAAAAGATGCCGATAAAGACGGCCTTTTTGGCGAAGATGGCGCTGCAGGCGTAAATATCAATCGAAATTTTACGTTCAATTACCCGGCATTTACATCCGAAAGTGGTGAATATGCAGCGTCTGAGCCAGAGACGCGCGCAATTGTTGATTTCGTGTTTGATAATCCGCAGATCGCTACGGTGCTTCATTTTGGTTTGGACAATAACTTGTCAGAGCCGGTGCGCTATGATAGTCGGAAGGCCAGCGAACGCATTATTAGCGCCTGGCTTGAAAAAGATGCGCAGGCTGCTGCCCAGGTAAGCCACCTTTATAATAAGACGACCTCTTCGTTGGGTCAGGGGCCGAAGTTTTCTGAAAGTGCAGGCAATTTTTCAAATACCGCTTATTACCATATGGGCAAGTTCAGTTTCACTACGCCTTTGTGGTGGCCAGCATTGACGGATACTGCTTCAACTACTAAGGAATCTGCGAAAGGTAAAAGTGGCGATGCGCTGTTTTTGCAATGGCTGGCTGCAAACAACGTCTCGGGCGCGCTGTTGCCTTGGGTAAAAGTTGATCATCCGGATTTTCCAAACCAAACGGTAGAAGTGGGCGGTCTTGTTGAGGTTTTCAGAAATAATCCACCTGCGGCGTTTTTAGATGAAACGACAAAACTGCATACTGATTTCGTTTTACAGCTTTTGAACAGCATGGCAACGCTGCAATTTGATCAACCTGTTGTTACAGCGCTTGGTGAAAATATTTACAGAATAGACCTGCGCGTTGCCAACGTCGGTTTGCTGCCTACCTATCCGGAAATTGCCGATAAGATCAAGCATGTCGCTAAAATGAAAGCCGTATGTGCGCTGCAGAAAAACCAAAAATTCTTAAGTGGGAAACGATTACAGCTTTATTCTGCACTGCATGCGGGCGAAGCACTGTCACTATCTTGGCTCGTACAGGGAAAAGGTGTTGTGGAGATTACGGCCGGCTGTCCAACAGCAGGGGAGCAAACAATTAAGGTAACGTTATAA